In one Lolium rigidum isolate FL_2022 chromosome 3, APGP_CSIRO_Lrig_0.1, whole genome shotgun sequence genomic region, the following are encoded:
- the LOC124695348 gene encoding mitogen-activated protein kinase kinase kinase 18-like → MEWTRGKCIGKGAFGTVHLAVDRATGRAFAVKSVDARGSAPAAAMACLESEIRILKTLSSPCVVSYLGDDATAASRNLHMELVQGGTAADAAAATGGLSEREARRVLRRVAAALRYLHDVAGVVHGDVKGRNVLLGCDGAKLADFGAARLVSEPTPRGPRGTPAWMAPEVARGGASTPASDVWSLGCTAVELLAGKRPWSEIGGALEVGELLLRVGFGGRQPELPASLSDPCRDFLDRCLRRDAGERWTCEQLLRHPFLAADDDAGETYPSPRAVLDWAASDSDSDASFDCSEADIEEEQDVMARAKGRIAELARDRPRTSWARELDECPTWASDTWAPLPGHEMSTNVPSGPSPSAAATGNGGGAGGPGGSGDGAVVTGGFCCVNRRACCDDRCRNHRCWSGADRPGSPPFADVSALVSCILSHLIQSNILFELSVSNVFLQLLVHASFVALTLDFAANWVSDPAEVGWPAGRSF, encoded by the coding sequence ATGGAGTGGACGCGCGGGAAATGCATCGGGAAGGGCGCCTTCGGCACGGTGCACCTGGCCGTCGACAGGGCCACGGGCCGCGCCTTCGCGGTGAAGTCGGTGGATGCCAGGGGCAGCGCGCCGGCCGCGGCGATGGCGTGCCTGGAGAGCGAGATAAGGATCTTGAAGACCCTGAGCTCCCCGTGCGTCGTATCGTACCTCGGGGATGACGCGACGGCCGCGTCCAGGAACCTGCACATGGAGCTCGTCCAGGGCGGCACCGCTGCCGACGCGGCGGCTGCGACTGGCGGCCTCAGCGAGCGCGAGGCGCGGCGCGTCCTGCGCCGTGTGGCTGCCGCGCTTCGCTACCTACACGACGTCGCCGGGGTGGTGCACGGGGACGTCAAGGGCCGGAACGTGCTCCTCGGCTGCGATGGCGCGAAGCTCGCGGACTTCGGTGCGGCGAGGCTCGTGTCGGAACCGACGCCACGCGGCCCGCGCGGGACGCCGGCGTGGATGGCACCGGAGGTGGCCCGCGGCGGCGCGTCGACGCCCGCGTCCGACGTCTGGTCGCTCGGGTGCACCGCGGTGGAACTGCTCGCCGGGAAGCGGCCGTGGTCGGAGATCGGCGGCGCGCTGGAGGTCGGTGAGCTGCTGCTCCGCGTCGGTTTCGGCGGGAGGCAGCCTGAGCTGCCCGCGAGCTTGTCGGACCCCTGCCGCGACTTCCTCGACAGGTGTCTACGCCGCGACGCCGGCGAGCGGTGGACTTGCGAGCAGCTGCTGCGCCACCCGTTCCTCGCcgcggacgacgacgccggcgagACGTATCCGTCTCCCCGGGCGGTTCTTGACTGGGCGGCGTCGGACTCGGACTCCGACGCGTCGTTTGACTGCTCGGAGGCCGACATCGAGGAGGAGCAGGATGTCATGGCGCGCGCCAAGGGGAGAATTGCCGAATTGGCGCGAGACAGGCCACGCACAAGCTGGGCGCGGGAGTTGGATGAATGCCCCACCTGGGCGTCCGACACCTGGGCCCCACTTCCCGGCCACGAGATGTCAACCAATGTACCATCGGGACCGTCACCATCCGCCGCTGCCACAGGAAatggcggcggcgccggtgggCCTGGAGGCAGCGGTGATGGTGCCGTCGTCACCGGCGGCTTCTGCTGTGTCAACCGCCGTGCTTGCTGCGACGATCGCTGTAGGAACCATAGATGTTGGTCTGGGGCTGATCGGCCTGGTTCGCCGCCGTTCGCCGATGTGTCCGCGTTGGTGTCATGTATTCTCTCGCATTTGATTCAATCAAACATTTTATTTGAGCTATCTGTCAGTAATGTTTTCTTACAACTTCTGGTTCATGCCTCTTTCGTGGCTTTGACTCTTGATTTCGCTGCTAATTGGGTGAGCGACCCGGCCGAGGTTGGTTGGCCAGCAGGGCGTTCTTTTTGA